The bacterium genome contains a region encoding:
- a CDS encoding recombination protein O N-terminal domain-containing protein, with protein sequence MREHLTEALVLDKTAANETNFTIDLYTKELGRVKARITSGQKITSKLSPHLEPLTFSLVRLAEKNGFVVTDALTKDNLSHFRKSPVSFAKGLKFISAMRELIYSKETDPKLWFWL encoded by the coding sequence ATGCGTGAACATTTAACCGAAGCCCTGGTTTTAGATAAAACCGCCGCTAATGAAACCAACTTCACTATTGACCTTTATACCAAAGAATTGGGACGGGTGAAAGCCAGAATCACCAGCGGCCAAAAAATAACTTCCAAACTTTCACCTCATTTGGAGCCGCTGACTTTTTCTTTGGTGCGTTTGGCCGAAAAAAACGGATTCGTGGTGACTGATGCCTTAACTAAAGATAATTTATCTCATTTCCGAAAATCTCCGGTTTCTTTTGCCAAGGGTTTAAAATTTATTTCCGCCATGCGGGAACTTATTTATTCCAAAGAAACAGACCCCAAATTGTGGTTTTGGCTGAA